The following are from one region of the Montipora foliosa isolate CH-2021 unplaced genomic scaffold, ASM3666993v2 scaffold_425, whole genome shotgun sequence genome:
- the LOC137988673 gene encoding uncharacterized protein: MEISRAREEITPGPQKEGQTQSTLTFATPQDHLHFQGTSESGTGPEPGYNHCANVDHSSLVPQIATPFDRLPSYYSKGTNNTAPFFQSGESTSSSQETHPSGVQIIRNSLTARGISQKAAKVILQSWRESTHKQYSVYLRKWVLFCSSRGFDPYKSTPAQALDFMTDLFEQGLGYSAMNTVRSALSQVLHSPTGVSFGELPTVKQFLKGVFQEKPTLPRYSVTWDPAILLSYLKTLSPVKELTLKMLTYKTVALLGLLSAQRCQTLFFLDIRNMVINSSTVKISIGDKLKQTKPGKHVHELEFPAYPTDICLCIVDVMKEYLERTKPLRGDITSLFVTYVKPYKAASKDTISRWIKTTLKLAGIDMTRFKPHSIRSSSTSAAAIAKVPVDTILRTAGWSGHCTFAKYYKKPIQNHGALAKALLDSTQLG, translated from the exons ATGGAAATATCAAGGGCCAGGGAAGAGATCACACCTGGACCCCAAAAAGAAGGGCAAACCCAATCAACACTAACTTTTGCCACACCTCAAGACCACCTACATTTTCAG GGTACTTCAGAAAGTGGAACAGGACCAGAGCCAGGGTATAATCATTGTGCCAATGTGGACCACTCAAGTTTGGTTCCCCAGATTGCTACACCTTTTGATAGACTTCCCAGTTACTATTCCAAAGGGACCAACAACACTGCTCCTTTCTTTCAATCGGGAGAAAGCACATCCTCTTCACAAGAAACTCACCCTTCTGGCgtgcaaattatcaggaattccCTCACAGCAAGAGGCATTTCGCAAAAAGCTGCCAAAGTCATATTGCAATCCTGGAGAGAGAGTACACACAAACAATATTCCGTCTACCTCAGGAAATGGGTGCTGTTTTGCAGTTCAAGGGGTTTTGATCCATACAAATCAACTCCAGCACAAGCGTTAGATTTCATGACAGACCTATTTGAACAAGGCCTGGGCTATAGTGCTATGAACACAGTCAGGTCCGCTTTATCTCAGGTATTACACAGCCCTACCGGAGTTTCATTTGGAGAACTTCCAACTGTAAAACAGTTTCTCAAAGGGGTTTTCCAGGAAAAACCCACATTACCCAGATACTCTGTCACTTGGGatcctgctatattattatcgTACTTAAAGACCTTATCACCAGTTAAAGAATTAACTCTCAAAATGTTGACATACAAGACGGTGGCTTTATTGGGACttttgtcagctcagaggtgtcaAACCCTCTTTTTCTTGGACATTAGAAACATGGTCATAAATAGTTCAACTGTAAAAATTTCAATTGGAGACAAACTAAAACAGACCAAACCTGGCAAGCATGTGCACGAGTTGGAGTTTCCGGCATATCCAACCGACATTTGCCTTTGTATTGTTGATGTTATGAAAGAGTATTTAGAACGTACCAAGCCTCTACGAGGGGACATTACTAGTTTATTTGTTACCTATGTTAAGCCATACAAAGCAGCAAGCAAAGATACTATATCTCGGTGGATCAAAACCACCTTAAAACTTGCTGGAATTGACATGACTCGTTTCAAACCTCATAGTATCAGATCTTCATCAACCAGTGCAGCTGCAATCGCTAAAGTTCCTGTTGACACGATTCTTCGAACTGCTGGTTGGTCAGGACATTGTACTTTTGCAAAGTATTACAAGAAACCAATCCAAAACCATGGAGCATTGGCAAAAGCTTTGTTGGACAGTACACAGTTAGGGTGA